TGCGTTCACTTTCGCATATTCAAGCCTTTACCTTTAATGAAATGAAAAACTATTTACGTATTGACTCTAGTTCGAAACGAAATTTAGAGCTTATACAATCCATTCGTGGCGGAGACCAAAAGGGTACATTGTTATGGCTATTAGATGATACCGTTACTGCGATGGGGGGGCGTAAGCTGAAACAATGGCTACATCAACCATTAGCCACACGTTCAGCTATTGAGGCAAGACTTGCAATGGTGAGTGATTTATTAGAAGAATATTTTGTCAGATCAGAATTACAATCTTCCTTAAAACAAGTCTATGATTTAGAACGTTTAGCGGGTCGTGTAGCTTTCGGTAATGTAGGGGGTCGTGACTTAGCACAGCTTCGTGACTCATTACGTCAAGTTCCAATTATTCAACAACAGCTAATTGGAGCACAAAAAGAAACATTGCAAAAGCTAGGGGCAACACTCGATACATGTGCGGACGTTGAAGCTTTATTAGCACGTGCTATAACAGATAATCCACCCATTACCATTAAAGAAGGCGATGTGATTCGGGATGGTTATAACGAACGATTAGATGAACTGCGCTATGCATCTCGTAATGGGAAGGACTGGATTGCCCAGTTAGAACAGGCAGAACGTACAAAAACAGGCATTAAAAACTTGAAAATTGGCTATAACCGTATTTTTGGCTACTATATAGAAATTACAAAGTCCAATATTCATTTGGCGGACTTAACACGCTATGAACGGAAGCAAACACTTGCGAATGCAGAGCGTTACATTACGCAGGAATTAAAAGAAAAAGAGGCACTTATTTTAAATGCAGAGGAAGAAAGCTTAGCTTTAGAGTACAACCTCTTCGTTGAAATTCGTGAACAATTAAAATCATACATCCCACGGGTACAAGCACTAGCTGCAAGTATAAGTGAATTAGATGTATTGCTTAGCTTTGCGAGCGTTTCAGAGAAATATCGTTTTACAAAGCCAGAATTTCACGCGGGTCGTGCACTAGAAATTATTGAAGGTCGTCACCCTGTAGTTGAGAAAATGCTCAATAAGCAAATGTATGTACCGAATGATTGCGTACTTGAAGAAAATCACAATATGATGCTCATTACTGGGCCGAATATGTCCGGTAAAAGTACATATATGCGCCAAGTTGCCTTGATTGTTGTAATGGCACAAATGGGATGCTTTGTACCAGCGGAAAAGGCGCGATTACCAATTACAGATCAAATTTTCACACGCATTGGAGCCGCAGATGATTTAGCTGCTGGACAATCAACATTTATGGTAGAAATGCTAGAATCACAGCATGCGATTATGCATGCCACTGAAAATAGCTTAATGCTGTTTGATGAAATTGGTCGAGGTACTTCTACGTATGATGGAATGAGTCTTGCGCAATCCATGATGGAATATATTCATGACAAAATAGGTGCCAATACCCTTTTCTCTACGCATTATCATGAATTGACAGCTTTAGAAAAGGATTTACCTCGATTACAAAATGTGCATGTTTCTGCCACTGAAAAGAATGGTACAGTTGTCTTTTTACACAAGGTGAAAAAGGGAGCGGCGGATAAGTCTTACGGCATTCACGTGGCGCAATTGGCACAATTACCAGAGGAAATTTTATCGAGAGCTCGTATATTGCTCGAAAACTTTGAAGCAGGGGAAGCGCTGCCGGTATCACAAGAGGTCGTTGAACAGCCCGTGCAAATGTCATTATTTACGGAACAAGAGCCGTTGCCTTCAGCTGAGGCTGAAGTATTGAGAAACTTGGAGAAGGTGAATATCCTTGGTACTTCACCAATGCAGGCCATGAATATCTTATATGAATTACAACAGCAATTAGTCAACGCTAAAAAATAAAGGAGTGATGCGCCATGGGAAAAATTCAAATTATGGACGCGTGGCTTTCCAATAGAATTGCTGCGGGAGAAGTAGTAGAACGACCGGCATCTGTTGTTAAAGAACTAGTCGAGAATGCGATTGATGCTGGCAGTACGTCCATTGATGTTTTTTTACTGGAAGCGGGGCTCACTTCAATTCAAGTAATTGATAATGGTAGTGGGATGGATGAGGAAGATGCACTAATCTCTTTTTCACGCCATGCAACAAGTAAAATTCATCAGGAGCATGATTTATTTCGTATCCGTACGTTAGGATTTCGTGGGGAGGCATTAGCATCGATTGCATCGGTATCCAAAATGACAATGCTTACTTCAACTGGCGAATCAGGCACGTATGTAGAGTTAGAAGGGGGACATGTCACAACGCAAAAGCCCGGCCCTTTACGAAAAGGAACGGATATTACAGTGGCACAGCTATTTTTCAATACCCCTGCTCGTTTAAAATATATGAAAACGATACAAACCGAGCTTGGGCATACGATAGATCTAATGAATCGGCTAGCACTCGGTAATCCACAAATTGCCTTTCGATTGCTACATAACGGTCAGCAATTATTACAGACGAATGGACGAGGTGATGTACAGCAAGTCCTAGCCGCAATTTATGGCGTGCACAACGCAAAAAAAATGGTGCCATTTCACGGCGAGTCCCATGACTATAAGGTAACGGGTTATGTGTCTTTACCAGAGGTGACACGTGCTTCCAAAAATTATATGTCGCTGTTTGTGAATGGGCGTTGGGTCAAACATTATTTAGTGCAAAAGGCCATTATTGATGCCTATCATACGTATTTACCGATAGAACGATTTCCAATTGTAGCGCTCTTTATTGAAGGGGACCCTTATTTAACAGACGTCAATGTCCATCCAGCCAAACACCAGATTCGTTTAAGTAAAGAACCAGAGCTACTTAAATTGATTGAAGAAACGATACGTGGCAAAATTCGCGATGTTATGCGTGTTCCACTTATGGAGAAGAAGGAAAAGATTGCAAAACCTGCAACGGAACAGCTGAACATGTGGAAACCTGTACCACAACTTGATGTAGAAAAAATGAATGCTATCGTTGAAAAGCTTTATGATGCGCAAACTGTTCAGGAATCTAGCATATTACCGATGGAAGAACCTGCACCTACAGTGATAGAAGAGCACTGGCAACCAATTCAACCAATCGAAACCAATCAAATAGAAGAAGCGTCACCAAACGAGCATATGGACTTTTTAAATGAGGAGCCTCAAATAGTAGAATCTCCAATCAAAGAGCCTAAAAAAGAACCATTTCCTGCGCTTGAAGTAGTAGGACAAATACATGGCACTTATATTGTTGCGCAAATGGAGGACGGTTTTTATTTAATCGACCAGCATGCAGCGCAAGAACGTATTAAATATGAGTTTTACCGTGAAAAAGTAGGACAAGTAAATCCTAATGAACGGCAAGCGTTATTACTGCCATTGACCTTCCATTATGCAGCAGACGAGGCACTGATTCTGCGTGAAAATAGACAGCAGCTAGAGGCCGTTGGTGTGTTTTTAGAGGATTTTGGACAGTCATCATTTGTTATTCGTGAGCATCCTAGCTGGTTTCCGAATGGTGAGGAACAGGACATCATTGAGGAGTTAATCGAGCAAGTATTGACCACAAAAACAGCAGATGTCAAAAAAATGCGTGAGGCGGCAGCCATTATGATGAGCTGTAAAAAGTCTATTAAGGCCAATCATTATTTGACGAAAGAGCAAATGGTTGCGTTATTAGATGATTTACGTAGAGCGGATAATCCGTTTACTTGTCCACATGGTCGGCCGGTGTTAATCCATTTTACAACCTATGAAGTGGAAAAAATGTTTAAACGGGTAATGTAATAACAACGAAGCATATGCGTTCGTATTGTAACCAATATCCTTAAAAAAGCCTACAGCGATTTCGAGCGTGGTGTGAAAACCTAAGGAGGGGAATAAATGGGTGAATTTATTTTAGCAATCGATCAAGGAACAACAAGTTCAAGGGCGATATTATTTAATCATAAAGGTGAAATTGTCCATGTGGCACAAAAGGAATTTCAACAGTATTTTCCAAAGGCTGGCTGGGTTGAGCATAACGCCAATGAGATATGGGGTTCAGTACTCGCTGTTATCGCAGCTGTGTTAACAGAAAGTGGACATGAAGCAAGCGAAGTACACGCAATTGGCATTACAAATCAGCGAGAAACGACGGTTGTTTGGGATAAACAGACGGGGCAGCCTGTTTACAATGCAATCGTTTGGCAATCAAGGCAAACACAAGACATCGTGACAGCGTTGAAGGAACAAGGCCATGAAAGCGTGTTTCAGCAAAAAACAGGATTACGACTGGACCCTTATTTCTCCGCAACAAAAATTAAATGGATTTTAGATAATGTTGATGGTGCACGTGAAAAGGCAGAACAAGGCGATTTACTGTTCGGTACGATTGATTCGTGGATTGTTTGGCGATTATCAAAAGGAAGGGCACATATTACGGATTATTCAAATGCAGCAAGGACATTACTTTATAATATTCATGAACTAACATGGGACGCAGAACTTTGCGATCTTTTAAATATTCCGATGTCGATGTTGCCAGAAGTGAAAAACTCGTCAGAAATTTATACGAAAACGGCACCAAGTATATTTTTTGGTGAAGAAATTCCAATTGCAGGAATTGCCGGTGACCAGCAAGCCGCTCTTTTCGGTCAAACATGCTTTGCAAAAGGCATGGCTAAAAATACGTACGGTACGGGTTGTTTTATGTTATTAAATACGGGTGACCAAGCGGTACATTCTGAAAATGGTTTGTTGACAACGATTGCTTGGGGCATTGATGGTAAGGTGACCTATGCGTTAGAAGGCAGTGTCTTTGTGGCAGGATCAGCTATTCAGTGGTTGCGTGATGGGCTTCGTATGATTCGTACCGCAAAGGACTCTGAAAAATATGCGACAAAGGTAGCTGATACCGATGGTGTTTACGTAGTTCCTGCATTTGTAGGGTTAGGCACGCCATACTGGGATACCGATGCACGCGGGGCTATTTTTGGTTTAACGCGTGGTACTTCGAAAGAACATTTTATCCGCGCAACACTTGAATCACTAGCTTACCAGACGAAAGATGTGCTCGATGCAATGGAAGAAGCGGCGGGCACACCAATTGAAGTGTTACGGGTAGATGGTGGCGCTGTCAGTAATGGCCTATTAATGCAGTTCCAAAGTGATATTTTGCAGTTGAAGGTAGAGCTAGCAAAGCTTAATGAATCAACTGCGCTCGGTGCAGCCTATTTAGCTGGGCTAGCAACGAACTTTTGGCCAAATAAAGAGGCTTTAACAGCATTGTGGGTTAACGGGCAAACCTATCAACCTAAAATGACTACAGAGCAAAGTAAGGATTTATATGCGGGTTGGCAGAGAGCTGTGGAGGCTACACGTTTATTCAAATCATAGCTAATGGGGGAGAAAGTATGTTTTCATTTGAGCATCGTCCTAAAATTATGGATTATTTAGAGCAATATAGCTTTGACGTATTAGTCATTGGAGGTGGCATTACGGGTGCGGGAATTGCACTTGATGCGGCATCCAGAGGCTTATCAGTTGCACTAATTGACAAGCAAGACTTTGCGGCTGGTACTTCTAGCCGTTCAACAAAGCTTATTCACGGAGGTCTTCGTTATTTAAAACAATTTGATGTAGGGGTAGTGGCAGAAGTTGGGCGTGAGCGTGAAATTGTTTATGACAATGCTGTTCATGTAACGACACCTGAAAAGATGCTGTTACCTTTATATAAGCATGGTACACTTGGACCGTTTACGACTTCGGTGGCGTTAAAGGTTTATGACAGACTAGCAGGTGTCAAAAAACAAGAACGTCGCACGATGCTAAGTGCACAAGAAACAGCCACACTAGAACCGCTTTTAAAGCGCGATGAGCTAGTTGGTGGTGGCTATTATGTAGAGTATCGGACAGACGATGCACGTTTAACAATTGAAGTGCTAAAAAAAGCGGTTGAATATGGCGCGCTTTGTGTAAACTATACAGAAATGACAGAGTTTTTATATAGCAAGAAAAAGCTGATTGGGGCAAAAGTAAAAGACCATATCACTGGAAAAACAGTGGAAGTACATGCTGCGCAAATCGTCAATGCTACTGGCCCTTGGGTAGATGAAGTACGTCAGAAGGATAAGCAAACAGATAAAAAACAATTACGTTTAACAAAAGGTGTCCATATCGTTCTTAGTCAAAAGGATTTCCCATTGCAACAAGCTTTATATTTCGATATTCCAGATGGTCGTATGGCTTTTGCCATTCCCCGTGATGGCAAAACATATATAGGAACAACAGATACAGTTTATGAAGGCGATCCAATACATCCTACTGCCACACAACAAGATGTAGATTATTTAATTGAGGCTGCTAAAACAGTATTCCCTTCAGTTGAAATTACAAGAGAAACCATAGAATCTTCTTGGGCAGGTGTTCGTCCGCTTATTTTTGAAAAAGGCAAAAATCCTTCAGAAATTTCGCGTAAAGATGAAATATGGATAGCATCAAGTGGTTTGATGACCATTGCAGGCGGCAAGCTAACAGGCTATCGTCAAATGGCTGAAACGATCGTTGATAAAATTGTGAAAACACATAAATTTAAGCATGCAAGTCCATGTATGACACGTGAGTTGTCGCTTTCTGGTGCAAAGGGCATTAATGCGATTAATTTCCCAGACTATACTGCCTATAAAGCAAGAGAAGGTGTTCAGTATGGACTGAATTATGATGAGGCGAAGCATTTAGTGCAAAAATACGGTACCAATGTTGACGCATTATTTAATCAGGTGAAATATTTACATGAGCATGGTAGTACAATGCCCCTCGCTTTACATGCGATGCTACTATACGGCATAGAAGCGGAAATGGTGTATACCCCTTGTGATTTCTTTATTCGTCGTACGGGCTTACTATACTTTGATATTGATGCAGTGAAACGTTATAAACAACAAGTAGTGCAAGTGATGCAGCAGCGTTTACACTATTCAGAGTCACAAAGAAATACCTATATTGCTCAATTAGAACAAGCGATTCTAGATGCGACAAGTTTTCCTAATGTGGAGGTGTAGTAGATGGAGCGTTATATGAAAATGTCAGATGGGCATTTTGTGTTTACACGCATATTGACGCCGACTATTCCCTGCAAAGGTCATTTTCATATTTTACATGGTATGGCAGAGCATAGCGGTCGTTACGTAAACTTTGCACAGATTCTTTGTGCGGCTGGTTATGCCGTGTCCATGCATGATCATCGCGGGCATGGGGAGACGGCAGGTTATAACGGTACATTAGGCTTTTTCGCTGAAAAAAATGGTTTTGATCGGGTTGTGGAAGATGCGCATGAAGTCATAATGACCATACATGACCAATTTGCAGATGTGCCATTAATCGTATTCGGGCATAGTATGGGGTCTTTTATTGCTAGAAGATATATTCAACTTTACGGAACTAATGTTGATAACGTTATTCTTTGTGGAACAGGTAGTGTTTCAACATTGCATAGGATAGGACATTATGTTGCGCAAGTATTCGCAATGCAGCGTGGTAAAGAAACCGAGAGCCCTTTATTAAATAAGTTGAGCTTTGGTAGCTTTAATAAGCAGTTTCCAAATCCTAAAACGGGATATGACTGGCTATGTTCGGTAGAGCAGGAAGTGCAAAAATATATGGACGACCCATATTGTGGCTTTATCCCAAGCAATCAATTTTTTGCTGACTTAACAGCTGGCTTTATGGTATTGAATCGAAAAAAAGAGATTGAAAAAATACAGAAAAACTTGCCGATTCTATTGATCAGTGGTAGCAAAGACCCTGTTGGTGATAGTGGTCTAGGTGTTTATTCCGTAGCTGAACAATTTGCAGCAGCAGGATTACAAGATGTTACAGTCTATTTATTTGAAGATAAACGACATGAAATTTTAAATGAAGACAATCAACAGGCGGTTCATCAAGTTTTATTACGGTGGTTAGAAAAGTATGATAGAAAATAAAATACAGCAAGCAGAGGTCGTAGCTATTGTCGGACCAACAGCTTCAGGTAAAACAGCACTAAGCATTGAACTAGCCAAAAAGTACAATGGTGAAATTATTAATGGCGATTCCATGCAAATTTATAAAGGGTTAGATATTGGTACAGCGAAAATTACTGAAGAAGAGATGGAAGGTGTGCCACATCACTTATTAAGCTTCAAAGAGCCAACGGAATCCTTTTCAGTAGCGGAGTATCAAGCGTTAGTACGGTCTAAAATTAGTGAAATACAGGCACGTGGTAAGCTACCAATTATTGTTGGAGGATCTGGCCTATATGTACAAGCAGTCCTTTATGATTTTCAATTTACAGAGGAGCAGGTTGATGATGTAGCGCGTAAAGCTTATTATGAGGAGCTAGAAAAGTTAGGTCCAGAAGCTATGCATGCAAAGTTAGCAGCACTTGATCCAAAAACAGCTGAAACGATTCATCCAAACAATACAAGACGTGTAATTCGAGCGTTAGAAATGATTGAATTAAGTGGTGTTTCAAAGGCGTCAGAGGAACACAATCGAGGAGAAATCCCATTGTATCGCCACTTAATTATAGGGCTTGGTCAAAATATGTCCCGCGAAGAACTTTATAATCGCATCAATCTACGAGTAGATGTCATGATGGACAAAGGGCTACTGCAAGAAGTGCAGGGACTATGGCAGCAAAATATTCGTGGTGTACAGTCCATTCAAGCGATTGGCTATAAGGAATTGTATGATTACTTAGATGGTCGATGTACATTGGAAGAAGCAATCGAAAATTTAAAGCAAAATTCTCGACGCTATGCGAAAAGACAGTTGACTTATTTTCGCAATAAAATGGATATTCACTTTATTTGAAAAGACTAAAAACTTTAATAATTTCTAAAAATTACTAATTGATAAATTGGTATAACATGCTACTATAGGAATGAAGAGGTAGAAAGAGAGTAGGGGAGGCGCATTCTATGAAATCAATCAATTTGCAAGATACGTTTTTGAACCATCTACGTAAAAACAGTGTTTTTGTAACTGTGTTTCTGTTAAACGGGTTCCAGTTAAAAGGAACTGTGAAATCCTATGATAACTTTACAGTATTATTAGTAGATGCTGAAAGTAAACAGCATCTCATTTACAAACACGCAATTTCTACATTCGTTCCAGCAAAGCAAGTCGAATTTTTAGAGGTAGAAGAATAAATAAAGTAAATAGAAACAGTTAGTGTTACATCACTAGCTGTTTTTTTTCGTTCACGCTATAATGTAATAGGAAATTGATATATTGGAGGATTTTATAGATGAAATCGATGGATACAACACAATTATTAGAACGATTAGATGCAAACGAAGACCTTTACATTATTGATGTGCGAGAAGACGATGAAGTAGCACAAGGTGTTATCCCTGGTGCGCAACATATTGCACTTGGGACAATCCCTGAGCGTTTGGGTGAATTAGATACGACTAAACCATATATTATCGTTTGTAAAGCAGGTGGACGTTCCGCAAATGCTTGTGCATACTTAGAAGCACAAGGCTTTGACGTAACAAACCTTGAAGGTGGCATGCTTGCTTATGATGGAGAATTAGAATTTAAATAAGAAGGTATATCGAGGTATGTAACAGGTTCGCTTGTTAAGTACCTCGTTTTTTATTGGACTAAAGTGCTAGTACAAAAATTTTTTCAATATTGACACTAAAAACACTTTGTCGTAAATTTAAAGTAATTACATAAAAGCATTAGGTGCCCACTTTGGGAGAATAGGGAATAAAGTGAAAATCTTTAGCGGTCCCACCACTGTAAAACGGAGTTTTATAGAGAATACCACTAGCATAGCTGGGAAGGTTCTATAAGATGTTGAAATTGAGCCAGGAGACCTGCCTAATTGCTTCGGATGATATAGATGATGGAAAAGTCTGTAGTTTATTTGTTATGAAATAAACTAC
This DNA window, taken from Lysinibacillus sp. FSL M8-0337, encodes the following:
- the glpK gene encoding glycerol kinase GlpK; amino-acid sequence: MGEFILAIDQGTTSSRAILFNHKGEIVHVAQKEFQQYFPKAGWVEHNANEIWGSVLAVIAAVLTESGHEASEVHAIGITNQRETTVVWDKQTGQPVYNAIVWQSRQTQDIVTALKEQGHESVFQQKTGLRLDPYFSATKIKWILDNVDGAREKAEQGDLLFGTIDSWIVWRLSKGRAHITDYSNAARTLLYNIHELTWDAELCDLLNIPMSMLPEVKNSSEIYTKTAPSIFFGEEIPIAGIAGDQQAALFGQTCFAKGMAKNTYGTGCFMLLNTGDQAVHSENGLLTTIAWGIDGKVTYALEGSVFVAGSAIQWLRDGLRMIRTAKDSEKYATKVADTDGVYVVPAFVGLGTPYWDTDARGAIFGLTRGTSKEHFIRATLESLAYQTKDVLDAMEEAAGTPIEVLRVDGGAVSNGLLMQFQSDILQLKVELAKLNESTALGAAYLAGLATNFWPNKEALTALWVNGQTYQPKMTTEQSKDLYAGWQRAVEATRLFKS
- a CDS encoding glycerol-3-phosphate dehydrogenase/oxidase, yielding MFSFEHRPKIMDYLEQYSFDVLVIGGGITGAGIALDAASRGLSVALIDKQDFAAGTSSRSTKLIHGGLRYLKQFDVGVVAEVGREREIVYDNAVHVTTPEKMLLPLYKHGTLGPFTTSVALKVYDRLAGVKKQERRTMLSAQETATLEPLLKRDELVGGGYYVEYRTDDARLTIEVLKKAVEYGALCVNYTEMTEFLYSKKKLIGAKVKDHITGKTVEVHAAQIVNATGPWVDEVRQKDKQTDKKQLRLTKGVHIVLSQKDFPLQQALYFDIPDGRMAFAIPRDGKTYIGTTDTVYEGDPIHPTATQQDVDYLIEAAKTVFPSVEITRETIESSWAGVRPLIFEKGKNPSEISRKDEIWIASSGLMTIAGGKLTGYRQMAETIVDKIVKTHKFKHASPCMTRELSLSGAKGINAINFPDYTAYKAREGVQYGLNYDEAKHLVQKYGTNVDALFNQVKYLHEHGSTMPLALHAMLLYGIEAEMVYTPCDFFIRRTGLLYFDIDAVKRYKQQVVQVMQQRLHYSESQRNTYIAQLEQAILDATSFPNVEV
- the miaA gene encoding tRNA (adenosine(37)-N6)-dimethylallyltransferase MiaA — its product is MIENKIQQAEVVAIVGPTASGKTALSIELAKKYNGEIINGDSMQIYKGLDIGTAKITEEEMEGVPHHLLSFKEPTESFSVAEYQALVRSKISEIQARGKLPIIVGGSGLYVQAVLYDFQFTEEQVDDVARKAYYEELEKLGPEAMHAKLAALDPKTAETIHPNNTRRVIRALEMIELSGVSKASEEHNRGEIPLYRHLIIGLGQNMSREELYNRINLRVDVMMDKGLLQEVQGLWQQNIRGVQSIQAIGYKELYDYLDGRCTLEEAIENLKQNSRRYAKRQLTYFRNKMDIHFI
- a CDS encoding alpha/beta fold hydrolase; translated protein: MERYMKMSDGHFVFTRILTPTIPCKGHFHILHGMAEHSGRYVNFAQILCAAGYAVSMHDHRGHGETAGYNGTLGFFAEKNGFDRVVEDAHEVIMTIHDQFADVPLIVFGHSMGSFIARRYIQLYGTNVDNVILCGTGSVSTLHRIGHYVAQVFAMQRGKETESPLLNKLSFGSFNKQFPNPKTGYDWLCSVEQEVQKYMDDPYCGFIPSNQFFADLTAGFMVLNRKKEIEKIQKNLPILLISGSKDPVGDSGLGVYSVAEQFAAAGLQDVTVYLFEDKRHEILNEDNQQAVHQVLLRWLEKYDRK
- a CDS encoding rhodanese-like domain-containing protein — protein: MKSMDTTQLLERLDANEDLYIIDVREDDEVAQGVIPGAQHIALGTIPERLGELDTTKPYIIVCKAGGRSANACAYLEAQGFDVTNLEGGMLAYDGELEFK
- the mutS gene encoding DNA mismatch repair protein MutS yields the protein MTTYTPMMQQYLQVKEDYQDAFLFFRLGDFYEMFFEDAINASQLLEITLTSRDAGAKERIPMCGVPHHSAKNYIETLVQKGYKVAICEQTEDPKQAKGVVKREVVQLITPGTIMEGKALDGKSNHYIGAAEQLDATTFGYAYLDLSTGEAIASSIEGDGKALLMQMQAYGIRELIVTESLQLLLAEHAINVGIVLSVEEDEMAMDKAASYLEAVPATIQVACLRLLHYIDKTQMRSLSHIQAFTFNEMKNYLRIDSSSKRNLELIQSIRGGDQKGTLLWLLDDTVTAMGGRKLKQWLHQPLATRSAIEARLAMVSDLLEEYFVRSELQSSLKQVYDLERLAGRVAFGNVGGRDLAQLRDSLRQVPIIQQQLIGAQKETLQKLGATLDTCADVEALLARAITDNPPITIKEGDVIRDGYNERLDELRYASRNGKDWIAQLEQAERTKTGIKNLKIGYNRIFGYYIEITKSNIHLADLTRYERKQTLANAERYITQELKEKEALILNAEEESLALEYNLFVEIREQLKSYIPRVQALAASISELDVLLSFASVSEKYRFTKPEFHAGRALEIIEGRHPVVEKMLNKQMYVPNDCVLEENHNMMLITGPNMSGKSTYMRQVALIVVMAQMGCFVPAEKARLPITDQIFTRIGAADDLAAGQSTFMVEMLESQHAIMHATENSLMLFDEIGRGTSTYDGMSLAQSMMEYIHDKIGANTLFSTHYHELTALEKDLPRLQNVHVSATEKNGTVVFLHKVKKGAADKSYGIHVAQLAQLPEEILSRARILLENFEAGEALPVSQEVVEQPVQMSLFTEQEPLPSAEAEVLRNLEKVNILGTSPMQAMNILYELQQQLVNAKK
- the hfq gene encoding RNA chaperone Hfq codes for the protein MKSINLQDTFLNHLRKNSVFVTVFLLNGFQLKGTVKSYDNFTVLLVDAESKQHLIYKHAISTFVPAKQVEFLEVEE
- the mutL gene encoding DNA mismatch repair endonuclease MutL encodes the protein MGKIQIMDAWLSNRIAAGEVVERPASVVKELVENAIDAGSTSIDVFLLEAGLTSIQVIDNGSGMDEEDALISFSRHATSKIHQEHDLFRIRTLGFRGEALASIASVSKMTMLTSTGESGTYVELEGGHVTTQKPGPLRKGTDITVAQLFFNTPARLKYMKTIQTELGHTIDLMNRLALGNPQIAFRLLHNGQQLLQTNGRGDVQQVLAAIYGVHNAKKMVPFHGESHDYKVTGYVSLPEVTRASKNYMSLFVNGRWVKHYLVQKAIIDAYHTYLPIERFPIVALFIEGDPYLTDVNVHPAKHQIRLSKEPELLKLIEETIRGKIRDVMRVPLMEKKEKIAKPATEQLNMWKPVPQLDVEKMNAIVEKLYDAQTVQESSILPMEEPAPTVIEEHWQPIQPIETNQIEEASPNEHMDFLNEEPQIVESPIKEPKKEPFPALEVVGQIHGTYIVAQMEDGFYLIDQHAAQERIKYEFYREKVGQVNPNERQALLLPLTFHYAADEALILRENRQQLEAVGVFLEDFGQSSFVIREHPSWFPNGEEQDIIEELIEQVLTTKTADVKKMREAAAIMMSCKKSIKANHYLTKEQMVALLDDLRRADNPFTCPHGRPVLIHFTTYEVEKMFKRVM